The genome window TTCTTCATTAAGCATCTGACTACCAACAAAGATATAATGAAGTGTGGAGGCGATAGTAAAAATTACCATAGTGGTAATAAGCGTCCAGCGAATAATAATTGGATATTGAATTTCTATCAGACAACAAATAATTGTCAACATTTGAAGGGCAGTTGTTATCTTTCCCAGGATGCTTGGCTTAATCGTAATCGTATTAGGACTAAATATATGAAGAATAATCCACCCTAATGTCATAATTACTTCTCGACTTATCACCAGGATTACTATTCCCAATGAGATTTTTCCAATATATCCTATAACTCCAAAGGTAGTTACCAGAAGTAATTTGTCTGCCAGTGGGTCTAATAAACTTCCAAGATTAGTTTTTTGTTTAAATGCACGGGCAACCATTCCGTCTAAGGCATCTGTTATCATTGAAAGGATAAAAATACCCAGGGCGATATGACGAAAAAGTAGTAGATTTTTTCGGTAACCATAGACTAAAAAGATAACAAGAACTGGGATTAATAAGATTCTTAAAATAGTAATTTTATTGGCTAATGTCATTTTTTTATTCTTGAAATAAGGTAAGCGTTCAGGTGGTGTAACAAAAGGAGATGTGGAGATTAAGGAGATAGGGAGATATTATTAAAAAAATTGAAATTAATAGAAACTAATAGAAATTTATGGAAATTTGTTGTTTTCCACAATCAATTTCTACCTATTTCTATAAATTTCAATCTATTTCTATTATCTTATCTCCATATCACTCTTATCTCCTTATCCCCTTTCTTACACTTTTGATATATA of bacterium contains these proteins:
- a CDS encoding CDP-alcohol phosphatidyltransferase family protein encodes the protein MTLANKITILRILLIPVLVIFLVYGYRKNLLLFRHIALGIFILSMITDALDGMVARAFKQKTNLGSLLDPLADKLLLVTTFGVIGYIGKISLGIVILVISREVIMTLGWIILHIFSPNTITIKPSILGKITTALQMLTIICCLIEIQYPIIIRWTLITTMVIFTIASTLHYIFVGSQMLNEEGKEKNKAD